From the genome of Paracoccus seriniphilus, one region includes:
- a CDS encoding squalene/phytoene synthase family protein, whose protein sequence is MTIEACTELLRQQDPDRFGAVLVADAAQRPALVTLYALNLEIARAPFQSDEPMLAEMRLQWWVDRLTEMGRGVAPPLHDVLTPLWEHWGAEAGGLADLAEARRRDCQREPMSGPEVVVSYVDSTTGALMWLAAQRLGAPASARRIVADHALGCGISAWLRALPRLQPLGLGLIERDPAALVRLAEIGQEALRRAARGRRAVPGSAVAALYPGPRVPRFLAEVRRGNIDCYNETPAISPFQRRASLARLALTKRWWR, encoded by the coding sequence GTGACGATTGAAGCCTGCACAGAACTGCTGCGGCAGCAGGACCCCGATCGCTTTGGCGCGGTTCTGGTGGCCGATGCCGCGCAGCGACCGGCGCTGGTGACGCTCTATGCGCTGAATCTTGAAATCGCCCGCGCGCCCTTTCAGTCGGATGAGCCGATGCTGGCAGAGATGCGCCTGCAGTGGTGGGTGGACCGGCTGACCGAGATGGGACGGGGCGTCGCGCCACCGCTGCATGATGTGCTGACCCCGCTTTGGGAACATTGGGGGGCAGAGGCGGGCGGTCTGGCCGATCTGGCCGAGGCACGGCGGCGCGATTGCCAGCGCGAGCCCATGTCTGGCCCCGAGGTCGTGGTCAGCTATGTGGATTCAACGACCGGGGCCTTGATGTGGCTGGCAGCGCAGCGGTTGGGCGCGCCGGCTTCGGCGCGGCGCATCGTCGCGGATCATGCGCTCGGTTGCGGAATCTCGGCCTGGTTGCGCGCCCTGCCGCGATTGCAGCCGCTGGGGCTGGGGCTGATCGAGCGCGACCCTGCGGCCTTGGTCCGTCTGGCCGAGATTGGCCAGGAGGCACTGCGCCGCGCGGCGCGCGGGCGCCGGGCAGTGCCCGGCAGTGCCGTGGCGGCGCTGTACCCAGGCCCGCGGGTGCCACGTTTCCTTGCCGAGGTCCGGCGGGGCAACATTGACTGCTACAATGAAACCCCGGCCATTTCGCCATTCCAGCGCCGGGCCTCGCTTGCGCGGCTGGCACTGACCAAACGGTGGTGGCGCTAG
- a CDS encoding ABC transporter permease produces the protein MSQHSLEGSGLRIYAILYLLFLYAPIALLPIFAFNSGTIIAFPLQGFTTDWFSQMWANATLRRALTNSLIIAVSSSVLATCLGIFAARASTRFNFPGKGGMMGFIMLPMVLPEIIVAMSLLVVLLGSGLKLSILTVIVGHTLICMPYGIAILSTAFSSLDKSLEEAAYDLGETKWSAFRLVTLPLVMPGIISSLLISFTISLDEFIIAFFLAGSEPTLPTYIFSQLRFPKQIPMIMALGTVLVALSIVLLAVGEYFRRRGLARIGGKDSGGFL, from the coding sequence ATGAGCCAGCATTCCCTTGAAGGCAGCGGTCTGCGGATCTACGCGATCCTGTATCTGCTGTTCCTCTATGCGCCGATTGCGCTGTTGCCGATCTTTGCGTTCAACTCGGGCACGATCATCGCCTTTCCGTTGCAGGGGTTCACCACCGACTGGTTCAGCCAGATGTGGGCCAATGCCACCCTGCGCCGCGCATTGACCAATTCGCTGATCATTGCGGTGTCATCCTCGGTTCTGGCGACCTGCCTGGGGATTTTCGCAGCCCGCGCCTCGACCCGGTTCAATTTTCCGGGCAAGGGCGGGATGATGGGCTTCATCATGCTGCCCATGGTCCTGCCCGAGATCATCGTCGCCATGTCCCTGCTGGTCGTGCTGCTGGGCAGCGGGCTGAAACTGTCCATCCTGACCGTGATTGTCGGGCATACGCTGATCTGCATGCCCTATGGCATCGCGATCCTGTCCACGGCCTTTTCCAGTCTGGACAAGTCGCTGGAGGAAGCCGCCTATGATCTGGGCGAAACGAAATGGAGTGCGTTTCGTCTGGTGACATTGCCCTTGGTGATGCCGGGGATCATCAGTTCGCTGTTGATTTCCTTTACCATCAGTCTGGACGAATTCATCATCGCCTTCTTTCTGGCGGGAAGCGAGCCGACACTCCCCACCTATATTTTCAGCCAGTTGCGGTTCCCCAAGCAGATTCCGATGATCATGGCCTTGGGAACGGTTCTGGTCGCATTGTCGATCGTCCTGTTGGCGGTTGGTGAATATTTCCGCCGGCGTGGCTTGGCCCGGATCGGCGGCAAGGATAGCGGAGGCTTTCTGTGA
- a CDS encoding ABC transporter ATP-binding protein, protein MILQDDMAAPDTAASAGDVVLSVRDLTIGFRQEGEVIPAVKGVSFHINRGETVALVGESGSGKSVTALSTVRLLGDSAEIDGSILYEGQQMVGASERLLRKIRGNDISFVFQEPMTSLNPLHTLEKQLSESLALHQGLTGEAARKRIIQLLNRVGIRNPESRLADYPHQLSGGQRQRVMIAMALANGPDLLIADEPTTALDVTIQAQILELLAELKEDEGLSMLFISHDLGIVRRIADRVCVMKDGQIVEQGPTEQIFSDPRHEYTRMLLAAEPRGEADPVAEGAEVMVETRDLKVWFPVQRGLMRKTVGHVKAVNGATLTVRAGETLGIVGESGSGKTTLALAIMRLIESNGPILFMGQDISSWGGRQLRRLRRDMQIVFQDPYGSLSPRMTVEQIIAEGLSVHGLREGVDRRQMVADIMVEVGLKPETMNRYPHEFSGGQRQRIAIARAMILRPRVVVLDEPTSALDMTVQVQIVQLLRGLQKKYGLAFLFISHDLRVVRAMSHQIMVMRAGEVVEQGRAAEIFNAPQSDYTRDLLKAAFLDRS, encoded by the coding sequence ATGATCTTGCAAGACGACATGGCCGCGCCTGACACGGCCGCTTCCGCCGGGGACGTGGTTCTGAGCGTGCGGGATCTGACCATCGGCTTTCGTCAGGAAGGCGAGGTCATTCCAGCGGTCAAGGGCGTCAGCTTTCACATCAATCGTGGCGAAACCGTTGCTCTGGTAGGGGAATCGGGGTCGGGAAAATCGGTCACGGCGCTGTCCACGGTGCGTCTGCTGGGCGATTCCGCAGAGATCGACGGTTCGATCCTCTACGAGGGACAGCAGATGGTCGGTGCCTCTGAGCGGTTGCTGCGCAAGATTCGCGGCAATGACATCAGCTTCGTTTTCCAGGAGCCGATGACCTCGTTGAACCCGCTGCACACGCTGGAAAAGCAGTTGAGCGAAAGCCTTGCCCTGCACCAGGGCCTGACCGGAGAGGCCGCGCGCAAACGGATCATCCAGTTGCTGAACCGGGTCGGCATCCGCAATCCGGAAAGCCGTCTTGCCGATTATCCGCACCAGCTGTCGGGCGGGCAGCGCCAGCGGGTGATGATCGCCATGGCTCTGGCCAATGGACCCGATCTGCTGATCGCGGACGAACCGACAACGGCGTTGGATGTCACCATTCAGGCGCAGATCCTGGAATTGCTGGCCGAGTTGAAAGAGGATGAAGGCCTGTCGATGCTGTTCATCAGCCATGATCTGGGCATCGTTCGCCGCATCGCCGACCGCGTCTGCGTGATGAAGGACGGCCAGATTGTCGAGCAGGGCCCGACCGAACAGATCTTCAGCGACCCCCGGCATGAATATACCCGGATGTTGCTGGCCGCCGAACCCAGGGGCGAGGCCGATCCGGTGGCCGAAGGTGCCGAGGTGATGGTCGAGACGCGGGATCTGAAGGTCTGGTTTCCCGTCCAGCGCGGGTTGATGCGCAAGACGGTGGGCCATGTCAAAGCCGTGAATGGTGCCACGCTGACCGTGCGGGCGGGCGAAACGCTGGGGATCGTGGGCGAATCGGGCAGCGGCAAGACCACGCTGGCACTGGCGATCATGCGGCTGATCGAAAGCAACGGGCCGATCCTGTTCATGGGACAGGATATCTCAAGCTGGGGTGGCCGACAGCTGCGGCGCCTGCGCCGGGACATGCAGATCGTGTTTCAGGACCCTTACGGCAGCCTGTCCCCGCGCATGACGGTCGAGCAGATCATCGCCGAGGGGCTGAGCGTCCACGGCCTGCGCGAGGGGGTGGACCGGCGCCAGATGGTGGCGGATATCATGGTCGAAGTCGGCCTGAAGCCCGAGACCATGAATCGTTATCCGCATGAGTTCAGCGGCGGGCAGCGCCAGCGCATCGCGATTGCGCGGGCCATGATCCTGCGACCAAGGGTGGTGGTTCTGGATGAACCGACCTCGGCGCTGGACATGACGGTACAGGTGCAGATCGTCCAGCTTCTGCGGGGGCTGCAGAAGAAATACGGCCTGGCCTTCCTGTTCATCAGCCATGATCTGCGGGTTGTGCGCGCCATGTCGCATCAGATCATGGTCATGCGCGCGGGCGAGGTCGTCGAACAGGGCAGGGCCGCCGAGATATTCAACGCGCCTCAAAGCGACTATACTCGGGATTTGTTGAAGGCAGCATTTCTCGACAGGTCATGA
- a CDS encoding ABC transporter ATP-binding protein: MIECQDVHKYYGDYHALRGIDLTIREGEFFSLLGPSGCGKTTLLRTIAGFEDISSGAVLIDSKHMEDVPANQRPTNMVFQSYAIFPHLTVAQNVAFGLRRDPRSKAEKAALVEEALGMVGLKGYGNRAAHALSGGQRQRVALARALILKPKVLLLDEPLSALDRKMREQMQVELIKLQRQVGITFVLVTHDQEEALVMSDRIAVMFEGGIAQLDEPETLYARPTDRRVADFIGVMNFLPAEVIAESDDLVTVEVGGLGRVELPHAQISRSNPDDSAVMIGFRPETMTLIGPSQPHTQARETEAIIDEVVYYGDMTYYDLRLEGVPDPVRISMRNVFGRDVQEVGTRTRLAWSPGSLVLFR, translated from the coding sequence ATGATCGAATGTCAGGACGTTCATAAGTATTATGGCGATTATCACGCTCTGCGCGGGATCGATCTGACCATCCGCGAGGGCGAGTTCTTTTCGCTGCTGGGCCCCTCGGGCTGTGGCAAGACGACCTTGCTGCGCACCATTGCGGGTTTCGAGGACATATCTTCAGGGGCGGTGCTGATCGACAGCAAGCACATGGAGGATGTGCCTGCGAACCAACGTCCGACCAATATGGTGTTTCAGTCCTATGCAATCTTTCCGCATCTGACCGTGGCGCAGAATGTGGCCTTTGGCCTGCGCCGCGATCCGCGGAGCAAGGCGGAGAAGGCCGCCCTTGTCGAGGAAGCGCTGGGGATGGTCGGGCTGAAAGGCTATGGCAATCGCGCCGCTCATGCCCTGTCGGGCGGACAGCGGCAGCGGGTTGCACTGGCGCGCGCGCTGATCCTGAAACCCAAGGTTCTGTTGCTGGACGAGCCGCTTTCGGCACTGGATCGCAAGATGCGCGAACAGATGCAGGTGGAACTGATCAAGCTGCAACGGCAGGTCGGCATCACCTTTGTTCTGGTGACGCATGATCAGGAAGAGGCGCTGGTCATGTCGGACCGGATCGCGGTCATGTTCGAAGGCGGCATTGCCCAGCTTGACGAACCCGAGACGCTCTATGCGCGCCCGACCGACCGTCGCGTGGCCGATTTCATCGGCGTGATGAACTTCCTGCCTGCAGAAGTCATTGCCGAGAGTGACGATCTGGTCACTGTCGAGGTTGGCGGGCTGGGGCGTGTGGAACTGCCTCATGCACAGATCAGCCGATCCAATCCTGACGATAGCGCCGTGATGATCGGGTTCCGGCCTGAAACCATGACGCTGATCGGCCCGTCGCAGCCCCATACTCAGGCGCGAGAAACCGAAGCAATCATTGATGAAGTCGTCTATTACGGCGATATGACCTATTACGATCTGCGTCTTGAGGGCGTGCCAGATCCGGTGCGGATCTCCATGCGCAATGTCTTTGGGCGCGATGTGCAGGAGGTCGGCACGCGCACGCGGCTGGCCTGGTCGCCCGGCTCACTGGTGCTGTTTCGTTAA
- a CDS encoding cytochrome P450, which produces MIPPKPRSTEGRSNVLRLAKAFRSDLLSALPARLYRAWMAEYRSPLIHSFVCNDPALVRLILRERPDDFPKSNRLREGLAPLLGNSVFVTNGAEWAHQRRIIDPAFEGGRLREVFPALWSATDAAIARLEPGETDIEPATSHAAADAIFRTLFSLPIEHQIADSVFRAFRAHQEAQPIVNPAALLPLPPWVPRLHSRKTRATAAEIRGLIEALVAKRLDAIRNGTAPDDLANKIMTTPDPETGRCFSGPEMVDQVAIFFLAGHETSASALAWALWLLAAHPDWQERVATEGAALTRDFSAINRLRATRAVFRETLRLYPPVPMMVRQPRQQETFRGRNVPKNAQLVLSPWHLHRHERLWERPDEFDPGRWDSEAGKASASKAYIPFSAGQRVCPGAGFAMLEGVLMLSRITAAYHLTPTDQTPVPVARLTVRGRNGIMLRLTPRAPKQRPA; this is translated from the coding sequence ATGGCCGAATATCGCAGCCCGCTGATCCACAGCTTTGTTTGCAACGATCCGGCTCTGGTCCGGCTGATCCTGCGTGAACGACCCGATGATTTCCCCAAGTCCAATCGGTTGCGCGAAGGTCTGGCGCCGCTCTTGGGGAATTCCGTCTTTGTCACCAATGGCGCGGAATGGGCCCATCAGCGCCGGATTATCGACCCGGCATTTGAAGGTGGGCGGTTGCGCGAAGTCTTTCCGGCGCTGTGGTCGGCGACCGATGCCGCCATCGCGCGGCTGGAACCGGGCGAAACGGATATCGAACCCGCCACCAGCCATGCCGCCGCCGATGCGATCTTTCGGACCCTGTTTTCCCTGCCGATCGAACATCAGATCGCCGACAGTGTCTTTCGCGCCTTTCGCGCCCATCAGGAAGCCCAGCCCATCGTGAATCCCGCCGCACTGCTGCCCCTGCCGCCATGGGTGCCGCGCCTGCATTCGCGGAAGACCCGCGCCACCGCTGCCGAGATTCGCGGGCTGATCGAGGCCCTTGTCGCCAAGCGGCTGGATGCGATCCGCAATGGCACCGCCCCCGACGATCTGGCCAACAAGATCATGACTACCCCAGACCCTGAAACTGGCCGTTGTTTCTCGGGGCCGGAAATGGTCGACCAGGTGGCGATCTTCTTTCTGGCCGGCCATGAAACCAGCGCCTCGGCACTGGCATGGGCGCTTTGGCTGCTGGCCGCGCATCCTGACTGGCAAGAGCGCGTTGCCACCGAGGGTGCCGCCCTCACACGTGATTTTTCGGCGATCAACCGGTTGCGTGCGACCCGCGCCGTCTTTCGCGAAACGCTGCGCCTGTATCCCCCCGTGCCGATGATGGTGCGCCAACCGCGTCAGCAAGAGACCTTTCGCGGCCGAAATGTACCCAAAAACGCCCAGCTTGTCTTGTCGCCATGGCATCTGCACCGGCATGAGCGTCTGTGGGAAAGACCCGATGAATTCGACCCCGGCCGCTGGGACAGCGAGGCCGGGAAGGCCAGCGCAAGCAAGGCCTATATCCCCTTTTCAGCCGGTCAGCGCGTCTGTCCGGGCGCGGGTTTTGCGATGCTGGAGGGCGTGTTGATGCTGTCGCGCATCACCGCAGCCTATCATCTGACGCCCACGGATCAGACTCCGGTCCCCGTGGCCCGATTGACCGTGCGCGGGCGCAACGGAATCATGCTGCGCCTGACCCCCCGCGCCCCGAAGCAACGCCCCGCTTAA
- a CDS encoding ABC transporter permease: protein MTKRFDAEARQGLFLLAPPFVYALLVLAAPLLTILTYSFFKDGYLEVISEFTLDNYREVLGDPIVRKIMLRSLMVSALVTLVTVALAFPIAYYVSFMVRPERKSMWLFLITIPFWTSYLIRVFLWKVILGYNGVINSTLTGLGIIDEPLTFILYNVNSIVLTLAHAYAPFAILPIFVALEKIDRSLLEAGRDLGESRVMTFWRVTLPLAMPGVIAATLIVFIPTIGDYVTPELIGGGKIPMIANMIQVQMLALDNRPLGSALAVTAMLIVALVSVIFLFLNRRFLKVRQ, encoded by the coding sequence ATGACGAAACGCTTTGACGCTGAAGCCAGACAGGGACTTTTCCTTCTTGCACCGCCGTTCGTCTATGCGTTGCTTGTGCTGGCGGCCCCGCTGCTGACGATTCTGACCTACAGCTTCTTCAAGGATGGCTATCTGGAGGTCATCAGCGAATTCACCCTGGACAATTACCGCGAGGTGCTCGGCGACCCCATCGTGCGCAAGATCATGCTGCGCTCGCTGATGGTGTCGGCGCTGGTGACGTTGGTAACCGTGGCGCTGGCCTTTCCGATTGCCTATTATGTCAGCTTCATGGTCCGGCCCGAGCGCAAGTCGATGTGGCTGTTCCTGATCACCATTCCCTTCTGGACGAGCTATCTGATCCGGGTGTTCCTGTGGAAGGTGATCCTTGGCTATAACGGCGTCATCAATTCGACCCTGACAGGACTGGGGATCATCGACGAGCCGCTGACCTTCATCCTGTATAACGTCAATTCGATCGTGCTGACGCTGGCCCATGCCTATGCGCCCTTCGCGATCCTGCCGATCTTTGTCGCGCTGGAAAAGATCGACCGTTCGCTGCTGGAGGCGGGGCGCGATCTGGGGGAAAGCCGGGTGATGACCTTCTGGCGAGTCACATTGCCGCTGGCGATGCCGGGGGTGATTGCGGCGACCCTGATCGTCTTTATCCCGACCATCGGTGATTATGTGACGCCGGAACTGATTGGCGGGGGCAAGATCCCGATGATCGCCAATATGATTCAGGTGCAGATGCTGGCGCTGGACAACCGGCCGCTGGGATCGGCGCTGGCGGTGACCGCAATGTTGATCGTGGCGCTGGTCAGCGTGATCTTCCTGTTCCTGAACCGTCGTTTCCTGAAGGTGCGCCAATGA
- a CDS encoding glycosyltransferase: MKILFVHQNFPGQFPHLAPALAKRGHEVLALTDEKNQRPSPVKTLRYKSPEPVKTNGVLGRCYSDFAERGLLAARGARAMRDRHGYVPDVIIGHTGWGETLFLQEIWPDAKLLVYAELMYRTKGHDVGFDPEMHPDSDEGRFLTISRSAHLLQGIVQADAALSPTRYQAESFAPELRSKITVIHDGIDTTRVCPNPDAWIQLPDGPRLCAGDEVLSFVSRSLEPYRGFHVFMRALPEVLAARPDAHVVLVGGDDVSYGSAPRDGRSWKDVMLAELGGRLDLDRVHFVGRLPYAHYLSLIQLTRVHCYLTYPFVLSWSLTEALSAGGYVVASDTAPVRELIRDGENGRLVPFFDIPALSAALIHGLSGDHEAPRLRDVARQTILSGYDLHRHSLPRQIEWVESFDPMR; the protein is encoded by the coding sequence ATGAAAATACTTTTCGTCCATCAGAACTTTCCCGGGCAGTTCCCGCATCTTGCGCCGGCACTGGCCAAGCGGGGGCATGAGGTTCTGGCACTGACGGACGAAAAGAACCAGCGCCCCAGCCCCGTGAAGACCCTGCGCTACAAATCGCCCGAGCCGGTCAAGACCAATGGCGTCCTGGGACGCTGCTATTCCGATTTTGCGGAACGTGGCTTGCTGGCCGCACGCGGTGCGCGGGCGATGCGCGACCGGCACGGTTATGTCCCCGATGTGATTATCGGTCATACCGGCTGGGGCGAGACCCTGTTCCTGCAGGAAATCTGGCCTGATGCGAAATTGCTGGTCTATGCCGAGCTGATGTATCGCACCAAGGGGCATGATGTCGGTTTCGACCCCGAGATGCATCCCGACAGCGACGAGGGGCGTTTTCTGACCATCTCTCGCTCTGCGCATTTGCTGCAGGGCATCGTGCAGGCAGATGCCGCGCTTTCCCCGACGCGATATCAGGCCGAGAGCTTCGCCCCGGAATTGCGCAGCAAGATCACCGTCATTCATGATGGCATCGACACGACGCGGGTCTGCCCCAATCCGGACGCCTGGATCCAGCTGCCTGACGGGCCGCGCCTTTGTGCGGGGGATGAGGTGCTCAGCTTCGTGTCGCGCTCGCTGGAACCTTATCGCGGCTTTCACGTCTTCATGAGGGCGTTGCCCGAGGTCCTGGCGGCCCGTCCCGATGCCCATGTCGTTCTGGTGGGGGGCGATGATGTCAGCTATGGCAGCGCCCCCCGCGACGGGCGAAGCTGGAAGGATGTCATGCTGGCCGAACTGGGGGGGCGGCTGGATCTGGACCGGGTCCATTTCGTCGGACGTCTGCCCTATGCCCATTACCTGTCGCTGATTCAGCTGACACGGGTGCATTGCTATCTGACCTATCCCTTCGTGCTGTCCTGGTCCCTGACCGAGGCTCTGTCTGCGGGCGGCTATGTGGTGGCCTCGGATACCGCGCCGGTGCGCGAGTTGATTCGTGACGGTGAAAACGGGCGGCTGGTGCCATTCTTCGACATTCCGGCGCTGTCGGCGGCGCTGATCCACGGGTTGTCGGGCGACCACGAGGCCCCAAGGCTGCGCGACGTCGCGCGTCAGACCATCTTGTCGGGTTATGACCTGCACCGACACAGCTTGCCGCGGCAGATTGAATGGGTGGAAAGCTTTGACCCGATGAGGTAA
- a CDS encoding ABC transporter permease: MAISELNKRRWRNFRRNGRAFWSLVVFSILFVVAMFAEVVANDKPIVVSYRGELFFPAYRFYPETAFGGDFGTEAIYRDEAVQCLIVTGGRQECWDEPESLIEAVKSGASDIPKDEQGWMIWPPIPYHYKTINNVGTAPSAPDSDHWLGTDDTARDVLARVIYGFRLSILFTLIVTVVASTIGIAAGAIQGYFGGRTDLVFQRVLEIWASTPGLYVIIILFAILGRSFWLLVFVTILFGWPALVGVVRAEFLRARNFEYVRAARALGVGDRTIMFRHILPNAMVATLTMMPFVVTGTISGLAALDYLGYGLPASAPSLGELALQAKQNLQAPWLAFTAFFTFAIMLSLLVFIFEGVRDAFDPRKTFK; this comes from the coding sequence ATGGCGATCTCGGAACTCAACAAGCGTCGCTGGCGGAATTTCCGCCGCAACGGCCGGGCCTTCTGGTCGCTGGTGGTCTTCTCGATCCTGTTTGTCGTGGCGATGTTTGCCGAGGTGGTGGCAAATGACAAACCCATCGTCGTCAGCTATCGCGGAGAGCTGTTCTTTCCGGCCTATCGCTTTTACCCCGAAACCGCGTTCGGTGGCGATTTCGGCACCGAGGCGATCTATCGCGACGAAGCCGTTCAATGCCTGATCGTGACCGGTGGGCGCCAGGAATGCTGGGACGAGCCCGAATCGCTGATAGAGGCGGTCAAATCCGGCGCCAGCGACATACCAAAGGATGAGCAGGGCTGGATGATCTGGCCGCCCATTCCCTATCATTACAAGACCATCAACAATGTCGGCACCGCCCCCAGCGCGCCGGATTCCGATCACTGGCTGGGCACGGATGACACGGCGCGCGATGTGCTGGCCCGGGTGATTTACGGGTTCCGCCTGTCAATCCTGTTCACGCTTATCGTGACGGTCGTGGCGTCGACCATCGGCATCGCGGCGGGGGCGATACAGGGGTATTTCGGCGGGCGGACCGATCTGGTGTTCCAGCGGGTGCTGGAGATCTGGGCCTCGACGCCGGGGCTTTACGTGATCATCATTCTCTTCGCGATATTGGGGCGCAGTTTCTGGCTGCTGGTCTTCGTGACGATCCTGTTCGGCTGGCCCGCGCTGGTCGGCGTGGTGAGGGCCGAATTCCTGCGCGCGCGAAATTTCGAATATGTGCGTGCGGCGCGGGCGCTTGGTGTCGGGGACCGGACCATCATGTTCCGGCATATCCTGCCCAATGCCATGGTGGCGACGCTGACCATGATGCCCTTTGTGGTGACGGGCACGATCAGCGGTCTGGCGGCGCTGGATTACCTTGGCTATGGGCTGCCGGCCTCGGCGCCTTCGCTGGGGGAACTGGCCTTGCAGGCCAAGCAGAACCTGCAGGCACCCTGGCTGGCCTTCACGGCCTTTTTTACCTTTGCCATCATGCTGTCGTTGCTGGTCTTTATCTTTGAAGGCGTGCGCGATGCATTCGACCCCCGAAAGACCTTCAAATGA
- the cysS gene encoding cysteine--tRNA ligase, with product MVEIRLTNTRTRKKEIFEPLDPRNVRLYLCGPTVYDRAHLGNARPVLVFDVLVRLLRHVYGDSHVTYVRNFTDVDDKINARAAATGRSIRDITEETIGWYHADMDALGAERPDHEPRATDYITQMIAMIENLITRRHAYVAEGHVLFDVRSYSEYGRLSGRSVDDMIAGARVEVAPFKRDPMDFVLWKPSAPDQPGWDSPWGRGRPGWHIECSAMSAALLGPTFDIHGGGIDLQFPHHENEVAQSCCAHPDGDFARFWLHNEMLQVEGKKMSKSLGNFFTVRDLLDKGVPGEVIRFVMLSTHYRKPMDWTEAKASEAEAVLRRWRGLVAGIEPAPSPAPSVVEALCDDLNTAGAMAALHDLAGKGDLPGLLASANLMGLLLPTMGKWAAVDESASAVIESLLNARSEARKARDFARADAIRDGFAAAGVEVKDTAAGAEWALTPGFDSDRLDELARNYAS from the coding sequence ATGGTCGAAATCCGGCTGACGAATACCCGCACGCGCAAGAAGGAAATCTTCGAGCCGCTGGATCCTCGCAATGTCAGGCTGTATCTGTGTGGCCCGACGGTCTATGACCGGGCCCATCTGGGCAATGCGCGGCCGGTTCTGGTCTTTGATGTATTGGTGCGGCTGCTGCGACATGTCTATGGCGACAGCCATGTGACCTATGTGCGCAATTTCACCGATGTCGATGACAAGATCAACGCCCGCGCCGCCGCGACGGGGCGCAGCATTCGCGACATCACCGAAGAAACCATTGGCTGGTATCACGCCGATATGGATGCGCTGGGGGCCGAACGCCCCGATCACGAGCCACGCGCGACAGATTACATCACCCAGATGATCGCCATGATCGAAAACCTGATCACACGCCGCCATGCCTATGTTGCCGAAGGGCATGTGCTGTTCGATGTGCGATCCTACAGCGAATATGGGCGGCTGTCGGGGCGTTCGGTCGATGACATGATCGCGGGCGCGCGGGTCGAGGTTGCGCCCTTCAAGCGTGATCCGATGGATTTCGTGCTGTGGAAGCCTTCGGCGCCGGACCAGCCGGGCTGGGACAGCCCCTGGGGACGCGGAAGGCCGGGCTGGCATATCGAATGCTCGGCCATGTCGGCGGCACTGCTGGGGCCGACCTTCGACATTCATGGCGGCGGGATCGATCTGCAGTTCCCCCATCATGAAAACGAGGTCGCGCAAAGCTGCTGCGCCCATCCCGATGGCGATTTCGCGCGCTTCTGGCTGCATAACGAGATGCTGCAGGTCGAAGGCAAGAAAATGTCAAAATCTCTTGGCAATTTCTTTACCGTCCGGGATCTGCTGGACAAGGGCGTGCCGGGCGAGGTGATCCGCTTTGTGATGCTGTCGACCCATTACCGCAAGCCGATGGACTGGACCGAAGCCAAGGCCAGCGAAGCCGAGGCCGTGCTGCGGCGCTGGCGTGGTCTTGTGGCGGGCATCGAACCCGCCCCAAGCCCCGCGCCCTCGGTGGTCGAGGCTTTGTGTGATGACCTCAATACGGCGGGCGCGATGGCGGCCTTGCACGATCTGGCGGGCAAGGGCGATCTGCCGGGCTTGCTGGCCTCGGCCAATCTGATGGGGCTGCTGCTGCCCACGATGGGAAAATGGGCTGCGGTCGATGAAAGCGCCTCGGCGGTGATCGAATCCTTGCTGAATGCCCGGAGCGAGGCCCGAAAGGCGCGTGATTTCGCCCGCGCCGATGCCATTCGCGATGGTTTCGCGGCGGCGGGTGTCGAGGTGAAGGACACGGCGGCGGGGGCTGAATGGGCCTTGACCCCCGGTTTTGATTCCGATCGTCTGGATGAGCTTGCACGGAACTATGCATCGTGA